The Schistocerca serialis cubense isolate TAMUIC-IGC-003099 chromosome 12, iqSchSeri2.2, whole genome shotgun sequence region aggattcaaacctgcgaccgtagcagtcgcgcagttctggactgaagcgcctagaaccgctcggcaactgtgGCTGGCGAATCATAGTTACCATCACATGGACAGAAATACTGTGTTAACTTTATTACAACCTAGGGACGTAGCTAAAAATGTCTTTACATAATTTCCAGtcctgattacttttctttaatttaatctcacaaataggttagtgtaacatgatgttgacagaggcaaattatatatactcacaaattatttagctagaggtatctggtttgtatgtctgggagagaggagggtgcaagctgaaaacttcaagaaaagattactcatttcatacctgctggatttaactgcagtttatctcttccatataccaaccacatacctaatgtgcatggcaaagagtttgaaagtattattctatactcagcatttggaactatcagttccttcatgagagaggaaagagggataagtttctgaaggtctgaaaggtcactcggactccacgactaatgtgaggacaagaggaacggatgtgtctataagaagttttggaatttcacctcctgaaggtataatactgatcagtctgtcagtcttctagtaattttatGCTTTCCTCACATGAATTTTCACTTTGACACGATTATTCTATGTTTCATCACTCACCTGAGAGATATCTCTGAATTCCCAAAATTGCCATCAGCTGTTATCCGTAAACGGTTGCACGTGCCACATAAGTGTTCACTCATTGAGGTAATAAATCCCACACGTCCCTTGAAGCCCGGGACATGGTACGcctgcaaaaagaaattgtaagaaaatagctACTGCTGTTGTGAAAATACCATAAATGTGTTGCTCATCAAGTGGAGGAAGGGGGGAGTTTGaacgccctatcctgacaatgcctcagcgatacagatagccgtaccgtaggtgcaaccacaacggaggggtatctgttgagaggccagacaaacgtgtggttcctgaagaggggcagcagccttttcagtagttgcaagggcaacagtctggatgattgactgatctggccttgtaacaataaccaaaacggccttgctgtgctggtactgcgaacggctgaaagcaaggggaaactacagccgtaatttttcccgagggcatgcagctttactgtatgattacatgatgatggcgtcctcttgggtaaaatattccggaggtaaaatagtcccccattcggatctccgggcggggactactcaagaggatgtcgttatcaggagaaagaaaactggcgttctacggatcggagcgtggaatgtcagagcccttaatcgggcaggtaggttagaaaatttaaaaagggaaatggataggttgaagttagatatagtgggaattagtgaagttcggtggcaggaggaacaagacttctggtcaggtgactacagggttataaacacaaaatcaaataggggtaatgcaggagtaggtttaataatgaataggaaaataggaatgcgggtaagctactacaaacagcatagtgaacgcattattgtggccaagatagatacgaagcccacacctactacagtagtacaagtttatatgccaactagctctgcagatgacgaagaaattgaagaaatgtatgatgaaataaaagaaattattcagattgtgaagggagacgaaaatttaatagtcatgggtgactggaattcgagtgtaggaaaagggagagaaggaaacatagtaggtgaatatggattgggggacagaaatgaaagaggaagccgcctggtagaattttgcacagagcacaacataatcatagctaacacttggtttaagaatcatgaaagaaggttgtatacatggaagaaccctggagatactaaaaggtatcagatagattatataatggtaagacagagatttaggaaccaggttttaaattgtaagataggataatggaatgtagtctaattaagtcgggtgatgctgagggaattacattaggaaatgaggcacttaaagtagtaaaggagttttgctatttggggagcaaaataactgatgatggtcgaagtagagaggatataaaatgtaggctggcaatggcaaggaaagcgtttctgaagaagagaaatttgttaacatccagtattgatttaagtgtcaggaagtcatttctgaaagtattcgtatggagtgtagccatgtatggaagtgaatcatggacgataaatagtttggacaagaagagactagaagctttcgaaatgtggtgctacagaagaatgctgaagattagatgggtagatcacataactaatgaggaagtattgaataggattggggagaagagaagtttgtggcacaacttgaccagaagaagggatcggttggtaggacatgttctgaggcatcaagggatcaccaatttagtattggagggcagcgtggagggtaaaaatcgtagagggagaccaagagatgaatacactaagcagattcagaaggatgtaggttgcagtaggtactgggagatgaaaaagcttgcacaggatagagtagcatggagagctgcatcaaaccagtctcaggactgaagaccacaacaacaacaacaacaatcctgacAATGTTTAATTTAGTGACTTAACTTCCCCGtatttcaggaacaactgtagccattgacaagaaacgtttacaggacattaaactatatgttctgagtcttacaataattgcatttcagccactgctttttgaaatacaattttttaattacacagttacaattttgtgtacttttttgtatgttattctaaataattttatttatacataacattatgttcttcttttagttcagaagactcaggatacatatgttattactccctgaaaatttgaattcgctactcgaagtagtttctgagatttagggaaaaatgcaagagaaaatgtaaattttcaggaagagtttttaaagttttaatagactgtaactcaatatatgcttaacattttatttttagtcactcagaagcaccctgcaccatactgtatatcatcgtcttgatcttttttaagttttttcttgttttcttctttctggactccgtagtggccaactgtgctgcatacttgcTTTACCAgtgcaaaccttgtccatccattcaaattCTCTGGTGTAGTTTGCTTCAGAATTAATTTccatatgttgtagcactttcacgctaccaatgttgccatcattataagcaataacagcatgactgacccccactttagtgtcttcattacaagaaaaacattttttggtctacatctacatctacacccatactcctcaagccacctgacggtgtagggtaccttgagtacctctattggttctcccttctattccagtctcatattgttcgtggaaagaaggattgtcggtatgtctctgtgcgggctctaatctctctcattttatcttcatggtctcttcgcgagatatacgtaggagggagcaatatactgcttgactcctcggtgaaggtatgttctcgaaacttcaacaaaagcccgtaccgagctactgagcgtctctccactggagtttatctaacatctccgtaacactttcgcgattactaaatgatcctataatgaagcatgctgctctctgttggatattctctatctcttctatcaaccctatctggtacggatcccacactgctgagcagtattcaaacagtgggcgaacaagtgtactgtaacctaattcctttgttttcagattgcatttccttaggattcttccaatgaatctcagtctggcatctgctttaccgacgatcaactttatatgatcattccattttaaatcactcctaatgcatactcccagataatttatggaattaactgcttccaattgctgacctgctatattgtagctaaatgatatgggatctttctttctatgtattcgcagcacattacacttgtctacattgagattcaattgccattccctgcaccatgcatcaattcgctgcagatcatcctgcatttcagtacaattttccattgttgcaacctctcgatataccacagcatcatccgcaaaaagcctcagtgaacttcccatgtcattcacaaggtcatttatgtatattgtgaatagcaacggtcctacgacactcccctgcagcacacctgaaatcactcttacttcggaagacttctctccattgagaatgacatgctgcgttctgttatctagcaactcttcaatccaatcacataattggtctgatagtccatatgctcttactttgttcattaaacgattgcagggaactgtatcgaacgccttgcggaagtcaagaaacacagcatctacctgggaacccgtgtctatggccctctgagtcttgtggacgaatggcgcgagctgggtttcacacgatcgtctttttcgaaacccatgctgattcctacagagtagatttctagtttacagaaaagtcataatactcgaacataatacatgttctaaaattctacaactgatcgacgttagagatataggtctatagttctgcacatcgacgtcccttcttgaaaacgggaatgacctgtgcccttttccaattctttggaaggctacgctcttgtagagacctacggtacactgctgcaagaaggggggcaagttccttcgcatactctgtgtaaaattgaactggtatcccatcaggtgaagcggcctttcctcttttgagcgattttaattgtttctctatccctctgtcgtctatttcaatatctaccattttgtcatctgtgcgacaatctcgagaaggaactacagtgcagtcttcctctgtgaaacagctttggaaaaagacatttagtatttcggcctttagtccatcatcatctgtttcagtacctttttggtcacagagtgtctggacattttgttttgatccacctaccgctttgacataagagcaaaatttcttatgattttctgccaagtcagtacatagaactttactttcgaattcatttaatgcctctcgcatggccctcctcacattacatttcgcttcgcgtaatttttgtttgtcttcaaggtgttggctatgtttatgtttgctgtgaagttccctttgcttccgcagcagttttctaactcggttgttgtaccacgctggctcttttccatctcttacgatcttgcttggcacatactcatctaatgcatattgtacgatggttttgaactttgtccactgatcctcaacactatctgcacttaaaacaaaacttttgtgttgagccgtcaggtactctgaaatctgatttttgtcacttttgctaaccagaaaagTCTtcataccttttttaatatttctatttacggctgaaatcatcgatgcagtaaccgctttatgattgctgattccctgttctgcgttaaccgtttcaaatagttcgggtctgtttgtcactagaaggtctaatatgttatcgccacgagtcggttctctgtttaactgctcaaggtagttttcggatAAAGCTCTTAaactttcataacgggtggcagggtcaaagaatccagtgaaattttttagtcTCCCAGTCtattatatccggcaaattaaaatctccacccagaactataacatggtgggcaaatctactcgaaatattttccaaattatccttcaggtgctcagccacaacagctgctgagcgagggggcctatagagacatccaattaccatgtctgagcctgctttaaccgtgaccttcacccaaattatttcacatttcggatctccgtcaatttccttcgatactattgcacttcttatcactttaaacatgcctcccccttcactgtccagcctgtctctgtggtatacattccaatctgagtttagaactTCATTActctttacatctggtttcagccaacattctgtccctagtactatgtgggcattgtgaccgtttattaatgagagcagttctgggacctttctatagacgctcctgcagtttactattagcacattaatattgttattccctgttgcattttgtctactcctaccttgccgcatctcaggagatGTCTTGTCagacctagggagggaattctctaacctaaaaaacccacatgtgcactccacacgtactccgctacccttgtagccacttcctgcatgtagtgcacgcctgacctattcagggggaccctacatttctccacctgatagcggaggtcgagaaatttgcaccccagatctctgcagaatcgtctgagcccctggtttaagccttccactcggctccaaaccagaggaccactatcggttctgggaacgatactacaaatagttagctcagattccaccccgcgaggctttccgccttcaccaactccgctaaccgcctgtacgaactgaggatgtcctctgaacccagacgggaggagtcattggtgccgacatgagcaacaatttgcagtcgggtgcacccagtgctctctatcaccgctggcacggcctcctccacatctcggatgagacccctggcaagcagacagagtgaacactgaccttcttccccgacctttccgctatttccctaaggggctctatcacccacctaacgttggagctcccaataactaataaacccctccccccatgtgcctgctcagatcttgctgaaggagtggccacatgtccactcacaagcagaacgggcgatgccacacggccagcctccacactgaccctccgcctcgtgcgccgcgaacgccgctgaacccgccactccccttgggaagagggtggtccaaccgcgcccggtacccgcaaagatgtctcgacagcagggtcagtgggtgaagcatgtaacacctggggtgtaccatgcaacgcaccagactccccactgccactacactccgaggcagcagcctgaaggcggctgaccgcggccatcaacacattcagctgttcgcgaacagtggccagctcctcctgtgtccgtacacagcagtcacacatcctatccatcctaagaaatcaatttactgtagagagttaatcaacttataactagactgctaattcactaaaggcggctgatagttgactaaactgtagaaaacaatgaaaatagcactacctgtctctggactgtattgaaaacaaacactagcactactggcactatggctgactaaacggactctctctgactgtattcaaaacaaacacgaaatctatggaacactattactagcactcgacaattaaagcttcctaaaagcaaaaacacacggaagaagaagtgacaagtaagaaaaatagagttaatacttaaattagcgtagctcgctgcacagcagacgtgacgcagacggcagttacgatgacactgacactataagattattgaacgactcattgggattttgagtctgacaatggAGACACTTCTTAAATAATTcaggattgccaggtctctgtaaacaggttttatgatatccacaactgctgctgggatagaatgtttatggctgtatgacctgtttgagtactgggcattgcggtaattgcgccatgaaccagatccaggagggcaaagatggtgtactggtttatcatcagctgacagtctctggaagaaggtagcccatactgcctgcttcattttcaacaaatcctcagtattatttctaatggcaatctcataatactgttgtagtacatcagtcattttgtctgtcagcctgcttcttatggccttaccacctgaaagtttcttgtctctcaaactttgtttcaacttcctcaatctggtacccatcctcttctggacatgaccaacacattccagttctgtgataagcttCTCACCATAAGGATGAGtgactactacactgttatatgcatttgagtctgcataacttaagaacttagtgtaacacactcccctttagtttacagatcgattataaatttcaacagctgcacaggcctccgtacgactagttgtccttcataatttctgtcatagatatgcccttcttcattccctgatttatacttataacaatgtttggttaaaatctggaaatctattagctttccagtatccacactggtcactgtagcaacagaattcttagaactgtagctgcgcttctaccaagtgccccaaaagctactgatatgtcaatcataccatcgtttatttcagcagcttcatttgcagcacccttaattgactcacatgcagcagatttcacagcagctccaataaatcctgcatacttgtcgattttacaaagtgggcgtggcatatacatcacgacacacattgtttctgctgcagtgtgtcctttgccaatagctctcaatccataaaaccacctaacatttatttcaaaataattatctttacacttatcagaattccaaaatgaatgagtatatttacaactggcagaattaatgataagttttctggctagtccatttgatacctcaatgtcttcatgtaaactaactggccctccacatacatacagcacacacattcacataacacccctgttaggatgtgtaaatgtaCCAGAATATAATCTAACCTACCGTTTACATGACttttgttttgagaaaactgtgttatcactatgttttattttaatcttcgaagcactaatgggtgtttctctagatactgatgagtttgccagtatttcattgtctgtaacttcacacaccatatgctgaacacaatgtttctctttattcaaaaatttattaccatgaaacccacatttcttaaaaacacttcattttggagtcatactttttgagagatttaccagtctattcgtcacttttccttggaaaaatgttagcacttcgatatacaaagcatgtttatattatgaaaagatacgatactatttttgagagtgctaccaatacaaacacataatttaacctttataacacagcaatccacagctttctacagggtggtccattgatagtgaccgggccaaatatctcacgaaataagcatcaaatgaaaaaactacaaagaaggaaattgatctagcttgaagggagaaaccagatggcgctatggttggcctgctagatggcgctgccataggtcaaactcatatcaactgcattttttaaaaataggaacccccattttttattacatattcatgtagtacgtaaagaaatatgaatgttttagctggaccactttttttgctttgtgatagatggggctgtaatagtcaaaaatggttcaaatggctctgagcactatgggacttaacttctgaggtcatcagtcccctagaacttagaactacttaaacctaactaacctaaggacatcacacacatccatgcccgaggcaggattcgaacctacggccgtagcggtcacgcgtttccagactgtagcgcctagcaccgctcggccactccggccagctgctgtaatagtcacaaacatataagtatgtggtatcacataacattccgccagtgcggacggtatttgcttcgtgatacattacccgtgttaaaatggaccatttaccaattgcggaaaaggtcgatatagtgttgatgtatggctattgtgatcaaaatgcccaaggggcgtgtgctatgtatgctgcgtggtatcctggacgacatcatcgaagtgtccagaccattcgccagatagttacattatttaaggaaacaggaagtgtccagccacatgtgaaacatcaaccacaacccgcaacaaatgatgatgccctagtaggtgttttagctgctggggcagctaatccacacatcagtagcagacaaattgcgcgagaatcgggaatctcaaaaacgtcggtgttgagaatgctacatcaacatcgattgcacctgtaccatatttctatgcaccaggaattgcatggtgatgactttgaacgtcatgtaaagttttgccactgggcacaagagaaattacgggacgatgacagattttttgcatgcgttctacttagcgatgaagcatcattcaccaacagcggtaacctaaactgccataatatgcactattgggcaacggaaaatctacgatggcagcgacaagtggaacagcagcgaccttggcaggttaatgtatggtgtggcattaagggaggaaggataattggcccccattttatcgatggcaatctaaatggtgcaatgtatgctgatttcctgcgtaatgttctaccaatgttactacaagatgtttcactgcatgacagaatggcgatgtacttccaacatgatggatgtccggcacatagtttgcatgcggttgaagcagtattgaatagcatatttcatgacaggtggattggtcgtcaaagcaccataccatggcccacacattcactggatctgacgtccccggatttctttctgtggggaaagttgaaagatatctgctatcgtgatccaccgacaatgcctgacaacatgcatcagtgcagtgtcaatgcatgtgcgaacattacggaagccgaactactcactgttgagaggaatgtcgttacacgtattgccaaaggcattgaggtagacagacatcattttgagcatttattgcattaatgtggtattcacaggtaatcatgctgtaacagcatgcgttctcagaaatgataagttcacaaaggtacatgtatcacattggaacaaccgaaataaaatgttcaaatgtacctacgttctgtattttaatttaaaaaacctacctgttaccaattgttcgtctaaaattatgagacatatgtttgtgactattacagcaccatctatcacaaagcgaaaaaagtggtccaacaaaaacattcatatttctttaagtattacacaaatatgtaataaaaaatgtgggttcctatttaaaaaaacacagttgatatcagtttgagctatggcagcgccttatagcaggccaaccatagcgccagcttgtttcccccttcgagctagacaaatttcgttctttgtatttttttcgtttgacacttatttcgtgagatatttggcccggtcacgatcaatggactaccctgtatataaaaaattaccgattttattaggtcttgaagtaatgcatgtaaaaattttaacattttcacctggtgtagattatattttagaaaataaaataaaatacttcccacgcaagtttataagtaatatacatatcattttatttggaaaattgcaaattttataatcagataaaaacccgaaaaagtgaaaaagaatgttttccccttctaactccccttaaagttatggaaatgtgcaagctttcggagccagtggcttcttcttctggcagaaacaatgaaggggaaggaaaagggaagaaagaaaaggattgtcaaggtttaggaaatggggagagttgcagaaaagctgcacagaaacccaggccaggacagacttactgaatgggatgagaaatatgtaactaaaccagtccatctctcataccaccagcagatgtgaagtattcttgtgattggtagtaagtcacaaacattaaattattttcaatgtatgttcatatgtaatactgcacgtacctttgaggtatcattgggcccattgggaAGAGGTTCAAAATCaggccactgctttctaattatttggagcatttcactaaatgagaccatcttcccatcattccatttgttgccgctgaaaggcctgtactcgataaatcttacatcaacatttatctcttttgttaactccacaaaactgcacacttcatcttcattaaaacctcgcattacaacacaatttatctgtggaagaaagacaccattaaaaacttggtatcagataaagcatggtttaaacagagtttgaaagactttttgataggcaactcatcctactctatagatgaatatcttaacagtggctgttaggccagcttaaataagaatgtctgttagatttcagttctgagagcactttgtcataacagtcaagattatgtactttttgtttgataaatttattaatagtgcataacaatgtttcagtctgacagcgtatcaattctgaaaatattagctgttccagtttgtattgtattcacctagtttgacaatctcctgacaaatgatcagggtattcaaatgttttatattttttatgttatactttctggcatgttactcacccatgagaatcatctcatgttttgggtcttggaacaaaa contains the following coding sequences:
- the LOC126428026 gene encoding molybdenum cofactor biosynthesis protein 1-like; protein product: MLTRQLVALQRAGLDGLNISLDTLQSRRYNQITRRKGWERVMAGIDLALQLEYDPVKINCVVMRGFNEDEVCSFVELTKEINVDVRFIEYRPFSGNKWNDGKMVSFSEMLQIIRKQWPDFEPLPNGPNDTSKAYHVPGFKGRVGFITSMSEHLCGTCNRLRITADGNFGNSEISLRDAIRSKCSEDDLLAMIGAAVRREKKQHAGKIHYSKCNSIDRKKISA